A region from the Nostoc sp. HK-01 genome encodes:
- a CDS encoding TPR repeat protein, with protein MNLQIKKRRWLYISLSLLSLCLAVTITPAQASIQAPTNSPSSLNLNISATESTNWLEQGRQLYHSGNFTEAVNAWQKAVQNYHSQGDRRNEALSLSYLSLAQQELNQWEVAQQSIEQSVKILQTSQPSIDAIIWAQILNTQANLQLRTGKAETALDIWRQAQKYYEQAGDKMGSLGSQINQAQALQSLGFYRRSKQQLEALGQKLAAMPDSEIKVSGLRSLGLALHAIGDRNSQPVLEQSLATAQQIAAKTQLSSILASLGKVASDSQDPEAALNYFEDAETTATNPNEALQARLARFKLLVDYGKLEYAIPLTPQLRQQLSELPPSHSSLGAAINFVATLNRLKNPEQVLPSQDLAQLMANTVQSAQKIQDSSAQSYALYEWAQLYSRQKQWSQAQELAEKSLKIAREIQADDLIAQSAWQVGKLYKQQGNHPQAITAYTEAVKSLKALRGDMAAVNPDVQFSFRESVEPVYRELVSLLLDDQPSQTALTQARELIESLQVAELDNFFREACLDKAQQIDKVDPTATVVYPIILSDRLGVIFSQAGKPLRYYATAKSQAEIDQTLEKFLVALNPVSDSTVREQLSRQIYDWLIRPAEADQAFKDTKTLVFVLDGRLRNIPMAALYDGKQYLIEKYAVALSPGLQLMAARSFQQNHIDAIVGGISESRAGFSALPAVESEVKQIAQKVPSSALLNQQFTSQALADQIKSNKANVVHLATHGQFSSRLEDTFLLTWDGQVNVKELSELLKNRSGNSSKAIELLVLSACDTASGDDRAALGLAGLAVKSGARSTIATLWPVKDKAAQMLMTRFYDQLRQPKITKAEALRQAQINLIRQTDFRDPFFWSAFVLVGNWS; from the coding sequence ATGAATCTCCAAATTAAAAAACGTCGTTGGCTATATATCAGTCTGAGTCTTTTGAGTTTGTGTTTGGCAGTTACTATTACACCTGCTCAAGCATCTATACAAGCACCAACAAATTCTCCTTCTAGCCTCAATCTCAATATATCCGCTACGGAATCTACAAATTGGCTAGAACAAGGACGACAGCTTTACCATTCAGGCAACTTTACAGAAGCGGTGAACGCGTGGCAGAAGGCAGTACAAAATTACCATAGCCAAGGCGATCGCCGGAACGAAGCTTTAAGTTTAAGTTACCTGTCGTTGGCACAACAAGAACTCAACCAATGGGAAGTCGCCCAACAATCTATCGAACAAAGTGTAAAAATTTTGCAAACTTCTCAACCCTCTATAGATGCGATTATCTGGGCGCAAATACTGAATACTCAAGCAAATTTACAACTACGTACTGGCAAAGCGGAAACTGCCCTAGATATTTGGCGACAAGCTCAAAAATATTATGAGCAAGCAGGGGATAAAATGGGCAGCTTAGGCAGTCAAATCAACCAAGCACAAGCCTTACAAAGTTTGGGATTTTACCGTCGTTCAAAACAGCAATTGGAGGCGTTAGGGCAGAAGTTAGCCGCAATGCCAGATTCCGAAATCAAAGTTAGTGGGTTGCGATCGCTGGGTTTAGCTTTACACGCCATTGGCGATCGCAACAGTCAGCCAGTATTAGAACAAAGTTTAGCCACAGCCCAGCAAATTGCCGCTAAAACTCAATTAAGTTCTATTCTTGCCAGTCTGGGGAAAGTTGCTTCTGATTCGCAAGACCCAGAAGCCGCCCTAAATTACTTTGAAGATGCCGAAACCACAGCTACAAATCCTAATGAAGCTTTACAAGCGCGTTTAGCTCGATTCAAATTATTAGTAGATTACGGCAAACTGGAATATGCAATTCCCCTGACACCACAATTACGACAACAGTTGTCAGAACTGCCGCCCAGTCATAGTTCCCTGGGTGCAGCAATTAATTTTGTTGCCACATTGAATCGCTTAAAAAACCCAGAGCAAGTTTTACCTAGTCAAGATTTGGCACAACTGATGGCGAACACTGTTCAGTCTGCCCAAAAAATTCAGGATAGTAGCGCCCAATCCTATGCGCTGTATGAGTGGGCGCAACTCTACAGTCGCCAAAAACAGTGGTCTCAGGCACAGGAACTAGCCGAGAAATCTCTGAAGATTGCCCGTGAAATTCAAGCGGATGATTTGATTGCTCAATCAGCCTGGCAGGTTGGCAAGTTATATAAACAACAAGGCAACCACCCCCAAGCAATTACAGCTTATACCGAAGCAGTGAAGTCATTAAAGGCATTGCGTGGGGATATGGCTGCTGTCAACCCCGATGTCCAATTTTCCTTCCGGGAAAGTGTTGAGCCTGTCTATCGGGAACTAGTGAGTTTACTGCTAGATGACCAACCTAGCCAGACAGCATTAACTCAAGCACGCGAATTGATTGAATCACTACAAGTTGCTGAACTGGATAACTTTTTCCGGGAAGCTTGTTTGGATAAAGCCCAGCAAATTGACAAAGTTGACCCGACGGCAACAGTCGTTTATCCGATTATTTTAAGCGATCGCCTAGGCGTAATTTTCTCTCAAGCCGGAAAACCACTACGTTACTACGCCACTGCCAAATCTCAAGCAGAAATTGATCAAACTCTAGAGAAGTTCCTGGTTGCTCTCAACCCAGTTTCCGACTCAACCGTTCGGGAGCAATTATCCCGACAAATTTATGATTGGTTGATTCGTCCAGCAGAAGCAGATCAAGCCTTCAAAGACACTAAAACATTGGTATTTGTCTTAGATGGGCGATTGCGGAACATTCCTATGGCAGCCTTATACGACGGTAAGCAATATCTGATTGAAAAGTATGCTGTGGCGCTCTCACCAGGATTGCAACTGATGGCGGCTCGGTCATTCCAACAAAACCACATTGATGCGATTGTCGGTGGGATTAGTGAATCTCGTGCTGGTTTTAGTGCTTTACCAGCAGTGGAATCAGAAGTGAAGCAAATCGCCCAAAAAGTGCCATCTTCAGCCTTACTCAACCAGCAATTCACCAGTCAAGCCCTCGCCGATCAGATCAAATCTAATAAGGCTAATGTTGTCCATCTAGCAACCCACGGACAATTTAGTTCTCGTCTCGAAGATACTTTCTTACTTACGTGGGATGGACAAGTGAATGTGAAAGAATTGTCCGAACTCCTGAAAAATCGTAGTGGAAACTCATCAAAGGCGATCGAATTATTAGTACTAAGTGCCTGTGATACTGCTAGTGGAGATGATCGTGCTGCTCTGGGATTAGCAGGTTTAGCGGTGAAATCCGGCGCTCGTTCCACTATTGCCACACTTTGGCCAGTTAAAGATAAAGCCGCCCAAATGCTCATGACTCGTTTCTATGACCAACTACGGCAGCCCAAAATCACAAAAGCTGAAGCACTACGACAGGCACAAATTAACCTAATTCGCCAAACTGATTTCCGCGATCCGTTTTTTTGGTCTGCCTTTGTTTTGGTAGGGAACTGGTCTTGA
- a CDS encoding pentapeptide repeat protein — protein MKLSLLSLLPSISLICCLTATSHVKANTVNNQQFQQMAGQELAFKKQVLSNLGSVGRVQQAYFLENGVFATQIQQLGLDENFENSIPGYGWQIFTDKKAKKFVITVLAPQQNSSRTYINFVALTTTDTNDKITISTLCESEQNKLVIPKLPTKILKNQGIECPSGFRNLELSENENKISEQLENEKQQRVLVSIINSLQQKYYERNQVFTDDIEKLFGFPLSKVESFSELKLKLLPIKNIQNGIIVIAPFPSQKQKSYIGIVKPNKSSTIQRKSIVCEISEQETIDLENLNNLNNNDLLICPQDSLQISLIPEETTFINQEIENLTKYQAEILEIDQPQKTQVLQIADKLAKEGKYLQSLQKYYLALGVLGITEYDIFAVLSAERGFNPIVDTFFQKINPVLEAAKPSLLEQRQEINSEMYSFFDKFSAVKNSTAQKIQELAALQLGFNVLTMPNQDLKIPDNKNEAFSEVAELLQEQFNDKSPQFNNKLPNNLRSYVNKNKTAITSIRNLLLSEEIPRWGLDYKSIKEGDFNAPSPSYLSIVNLHRLLVIDILDKQQQGKTQEMLKSLEASWRLSTSFQDEPSLIGQLVNIIIRRSQIRVMEKIDNLPVVWQKRLLEKDYTKAMIQALNTEAFFQLQGLDKIIPLDKDTPLSQLYRNWYGVNTYKLNQEFYAEIERKKDNLCSVDLQALEKRYFLANSSVKPSYVNELLKAHHLMLESEMLQKVLQIKAAIHHDKALPNSLSQMSSNVCLGNQWVYKSSSNGKWLIYLNQQPIWQSQIQRSPLTYTGKL, from the coding sequence ATGAAATTATCTTTACTTAGTTTATTGCCGAGTATTAGCCTAATTTGTTGTTTGACTGCAACATCTCATGTCAAAGCCAACACTGTCAATAACCAGCAATTTCAACAAATGGCTGGTCAAGAATTAGCTTTTAAGAAACAAGTTTTATCTAATTTAGGCTCAGTTGGTCGCGTACAACAAGCATATTTTTTAGAAAATGGAGTTTTCGCAACTCAAATTCAACAGTTAGGATTAGATGAAAATTTTGAAAATAGTATTCCCGGTTATGGATGGCAGATATTTACTGATAAAAAAGCTAAGAAATTTGTCATAACTGTATTAGCACCGCAGCAAAATAGCTCTCGAACTTATATTAATTTTGTTGCTTTAACCACAACGGATACAAATGACAAAATCACAATATCTACTCTGTGCGAAAGTGAGCAAAATAAGTTAGTTATTCCTAAACTACCAACTAAAATTTTAAAGAATCAAGGTATTGAATGTCCATCCGGCTTTAGAAACTTGGAATTGAGTGAGAATGAAAATAAAATCTCCGAGCAGTTAGAAAATGAAAAACAGCAGAGAGTATTGGTTAGTATTATAAACTCTCTACAACAGAAATATTATGAGCGCAATCAAGTGTTTACAGATGATATAGAGAAGCTTTTTGGATTTCCTCTAAGTAAAGTCGAATCATTTTCTGAGTTAAAATTAAAATTATTACCAATCAAAAATATCCAAAATGGAATTATTGTTATAGCTCCGTTTCCTAGTCAAAAACAAAAAAGTTATATTGGAATAGTTAAACCTAATAAATCTAGCACTATACAGCGCAAGTCAATCGTTTGTGAAATTTCCGAACAGGAAACTATAGATTTAGAAAATTTAAATAATCTAAATAACAATGATTTACTCATTTGTCCTCAAGATTCTCTCCAGATAAGTCTTATTCCAGAGGAAACTACATTTATAAATCAAGAAATTGAAAACCTGACAAAGTATCAGGCTGAAATTCTAGAAATTGATCAACCTCAAAAGACACAGGTTTTACAAATTGCAGATAAACTAGCGAAAGAAGGTAAATATTTGCAATCCCTACAAAAGTATTATTTAGCATTAGGAGTTTTAGGAATTACTGAATATGATATTTTCGCAGTACTTAGTGCAGAACGTGGGTTTAATCCAATTGTAGATACATTTTTTCAGAAAATTAATCCTGTGCTAGAAGCCGCAAAACCTTCGTTATTAGAACAAAGACAGGAAATCAATTCGGAAATGTATAGTTTCTTTGACAAGTTTTCCGCCGTCAAGAACAGCACAGCACAAAAAATTCAGGAATTAGCAGCTTTACAGTTAGGCTTCAATGTTTTAACTATGCCTAACCAAGATTTAAAAATACCTGACAATAAAAATGAGGCATTCTCGGAAGTTGCGGAATTATTACAAGAGCAGTTCAATGATAAATCACCGCAATTTAATAATAAATTACCCAACAATTTACGCAGTTATGTGAATAAAAATAAAACTGCGATCACCAGCATTCGTAACTTACTATTGAGTGAGGAAATACCTCGCTGGGGATTAGATTATAAATCGATTAAGGAGGGAGATTTTAATGCTCCTAGTCCGAGCTATTTAAGTATTGTCAATTTACATCGTTTGTTGGTAATTGACATTTTAGATAAGCAGCAGCAAGGGAAGACTCAAGAGATGCTGAAATCGTTAGAGGCATCTTGGAGACTCAGTACATCATTCCAGGATGAACCATCTTTAATTGGTCAACTTGTGAATATAATTATCAGGCGATCGCAAATCCGGGTGATGGAGAAAATCGATAATTTACCTGTAGTCTGGCAAAAGCGATTACTGGAAAAAGACTATACAAAAGCTATGATCCAGGCATTGAATACTGAAGCTTTTTTTCAACTACAAGGCTTAGATAAAATTATCCCGTTAGATAAAGATACACCGTTATCTCAGCTATATCGTAATTGGTATGGAGTGAATACATATAAACTGAATCAAGAATTTTATGCTGAAATAGAACGAAAAAAAGATAATCTTTGTTCAGTGGACTTACAAGCTTTAGAAAAACGGTATTTTTTAGCTAATAGCTCCGTGAAACCAAGTTATGTCAATGAGCTTTTAAAAGCACATCATCTGATGTTGGAGTCAGAAATGTTGCAAAAAGTCTTACAGATAAAAGCAGCTATTCACCACGATAAAGCCTTACCAAATTCCCTCTCTCAAATGTCATCAAATGTTTGTTTGGGTAATCAATGGGTCTATAAATCTTCATCTAATGGTAAATGGTTGATTTATCTTAATCAACAACCCATTTGGCAATCTCAAATTCAGCGATCGCCACTAACTTACACAGGAAAACTTTAA